One genomic window of Eptesicus fuscus isolate TK198812 chromosome 6, DD_ASM_mEF_20220401, whole genome shotgun sequence includes the following:
- the LOC103289615 gene encoding LOW QUALITY PROTEIN: eukaryotic peptide chain release factor subunit 1-like (The sequence of the model RefSeq protein was modified relative to this genomic sequence to represent the inferred CDS: substituted 2 bases at 2 genomic stop codons), translating into MADDPNAVDRNVEIWKIKKLIKSLEAAPRGNGTSMVSLIIPSKDQISXVAKMLADEFGTVSNIKSRVNRLSVLGAITSVQQRLKLYNQVPPNGLVVHCGIIVTEEGKEKKVNIDFEPFKPINNAALYLCDNKFHTEVLTALLSDDSQFGFIVMDGSGALFGTLQGNTREVLHKSTVDLPKKHGRGQSALRFVRLRMEKRHNYVRKVAETAEQLFISGDKVNVAGLILAGSADFKTELSQSDMFDQSLQSKVLKLIDISYGGENGFNQAIELSTEVLSNVKFIQEKKFIGXYFDEISQDTGKYCCGVEDTLKAVEILIVYENLDIMRCILHCQGTEEEKILYITPEQVKDKSHFPDKETEQEHELIESMSLLERFANNHKKFGATLKVATVKSQEGSQCVKGIGGIWRYCVDFQGMEYQGKDHNFFLSQ; encoded by the exons aTGGCAGATGACCCCAATGCTGTGGATAGGAATGTGGAGATCTGGAAGATCAAGAAGCTGATTAAGAGCTTGGAGGCAGCCCCCAGGG gcaATGGCACAAGCATGGTATCATTGATCATTCCTTCCAAAGACCAGATTTCATGAGTGGCAAAAATGTTAGCAGATGAGTTTGGAACTGTGTCTAACATTAAGTCACGAGTAAACCGCCTTTCGGTCCTGGGAGCCATTACATCTGTACAACAAAGACTCAAACTTTATAACCAAGTACCTCCAAATGGCCTGGTTGTGCACTGTGGTATAATTGTaacagaagaaggaaaggaaaagaaagtcaaCATTGACTTTGAACCTTTCAAACCAATTAATAATGCAGCATTGTATCTGTGTGACAACAAATTCCATACAGAGGTTCTTACAGCACTACTTTCAGATGACAGCCAATTTGGCTTCATTGTAATGGATGGTAGTGGTGCACTTTTTGGCACACTCCAAGGAAACACGAGAGAAGTCCTGCACAAATCCACTGTAGATCTCCCAAAGAAACATGGTAGAGGTCAGTCAGCCTTGCGTTTTGTCCGTTTAAGAATGGAAAAGCGACATAACTATGTTCGGAAAGTAGCTGAGACTGCTGAGCAGCTGTTCATTTCTGGGGACAAAGTGAATGTGGCTGGTCTCATTTTAGCTGGATCTGCTGACTTTAAAACTGAACTAAGTCAATCTGATATGTTTGATCAGAGTTTGCaatcaaaagttttaaaattaattgatataTCCTATGGTGGTGAAAATGGATTCAACCAAGCTATTGAGTTATCTACTGAAGTCCTCTCCAACGTAAAATTCATTCAAGAGAAGAAATTCATAGGATGATACTTTGATGAAATCAGCCAGGACACGGGCAAGTACTGTTGTGGAGTTGAAGATACACTAAAGGCTGTAGAAATTCTAATAGTCTATGAAAATCTGGATATAATGAGATGCATCCTTCATTGCCAAGGCACAGAAGAGGAGAAAATTCTCTATATAACTCCAGAACAGGTGAAGGATAAATCTCATTTCCCAGACAAAGAGACAGAACAAGAACATGAACTAATTGAGAGCATGTCCTTGCTGGAGAGGTTTGCTAATAACCATAAAAAATTTGGAGCTACATTGAAAGTTGCCACAGTTAAGTCACAAGAAGGATCCCAATGTGTGAAAGGAATTGGAGGTATCTGGCGGTACTGTGTAGATTTCCAGGGAATGGAATACCAAGGAAAAGaccacaacttttttttatcTCAATGA